DNA sequence from the Sphaeramia orbicularis chromosome 13, fSphaOr1.1, whole genome shotgun sequence genome:
TACTGGGTATTTGTGCATTTACCTCCAATACTCCTCATCAGTGAAGAATAGAGTCTTTCCTGTATCTCTGATGTACACAGCTGCATCTATTTTCCTTATGCTTTTTGGTAGTCCGAGTTTGTGTATGTACTTAGGGTAACCATCCACAAGGTTGTATCCATTCAAAGCCCACATTCGGATACCTGTAGAAACACAGTACAGGCTGTATATCCACTGAATAAATCATAAAATATTACTATAACAGTAAAAATGAACAGTATTAATAACGCACCACTAAATATGATGACTAGATCCTTCTCTGGGTTCTCGTAGGCTGCATCCACCTTATTGGGAATTGAGGGCCATGTGGATTTGATCAGTGTCTGCTCAGGCTCCACAATTTGAGGATGGATGCGCCAGTAGAACCTATAACAAGAACCAGGCTTTTAACAAAATACAACACGAACACATACAGTACTTGCACACACTTTGGAAAAATGCTGGATGATGATTGTATGTTAATAATTAATAGACAGACATAGAGCTTTAAATGGAGAACTATACAAAAGTCtgaggccacctttagctttgctgTTTTTGCAGGGTGGAAATGATTATATGcatgtatttgtcattttcttttctttagatgcaacaagaaaatgcaggaaatatgtgcacagccttaaaagacaagcAAAAACTAAATGGGCTGTTAAGGTTAATGTGATTATTCAGTGTGATCCCTGACCTTGATAAGATTGatgataagaagcagcacaaacaattagaaacatctgacatgtgttgagtgaaacctgatataaaacatcagaaaatgaatgcaataaaaggATTAAATGGactcacactaaatactacctctATGATTTGTAGAAGTCGTTTTTCCTccttgaaacttttgtttttactgttgtacatacttcccatCTTGACTAGGAAACACATATATGAGGTACATatatgataagaagatattatcacattcaTTGATCATTgtgtttgtagtaaatatttaaagtgcctataaatattatagttcatATTAAAAATTGAttacgcaaatctgattgtgtgtgaggtgaccaaaaaaatgtatgtgaatgatttgaatggatgttttgtgttattgtaaaaaatatacagaaaaaaagtatgttaacaaagcaaaggaagtggatttaatttaattattagtttgtaaaaaaggggtgggagtcaataagttatacttcttcccattccttttcgagcacagaaaaattttgtttgaccatgttgtatgttctttgttatctgatgattctatgtgctcgaaataaaactacacactACACTGCACTACTACCCTAGGTCATTATAACTTCACTAAACCAACAAAGCTGATGATGACCTAAGatgtttgcacagtactgtacacaacgcattgattttttttttttttttttaccatacctGTCTTTAAAGATGATGGTTTCCCCTCTGAGCTCTGTCACAGCATCAAAACTCAACATTGGGTCACATTTGTTTGGTGCATCAGGCTTCGGCTTCACCTTCCGTGGGTTTGGATTTTCACCTGTGAACAAACATCTGGTGTTACTGTGCTGTTCACAAATTcgttttcagaatcagaatcatgtttattgctatgtagggttcacattactaggaatttgcttcagtagTTTgatgcatacatagaacatggactaggtaagaagcatgcagtaaaaaataaaataaaataaacaagtaagatagagTTATAGTGGATAGTATAGTTTTGAGGCCTttgttccaatccaatccaactttatttgtaaagctctttaacctcctaagacccagcaatgggttttctgtccacatttctggacaagagtttcacaactttatacaaaaaaaaaaaaagaaaagaaatctatccatcacaaaggacattccataaaatttttaaaaactgcatctgaaaaaactgttgcatcatgatgtttccaatataggcacttatttaataaaaaaaacaaaaaaatgcttgtattttgctgacatttcctgggtcttaggaggttaaaacaatcacagtggaccaaagtgttgtacagaagaataattaaaaccaaaataaaagaataaaacacagaagagattaaaagacatagaactgtacaaaaaagaaaacagtgctgtacagaagaataaataaaacccaagtaaaagaataaaatacaagaatacattaaaaaacataaaaagccacacaattaaaaaaaaaaaaaaaagaacaataaaccgctaccaaataaaaacaatagaataaaaataatacatttgttgtcagttcaattcagttgttttcatttcataatatCAGTTCTTTGACTTGATTCCAAATGTAACGCTGATTTATTGGTGGGTAGAGCTCTCAGGGTGAGAAGAGTGCAGTTTCTCTTTTTTAATAAACTTTTCTCATAGACGCTACCACAGCAGGACAGTGTACATTCATACTTTCTCTCATATATCTACCACACCATCATCAGAAATAGGCAAATTACTCTCAACCAAGGGGTTCTAATGAAACAACTTTAATGTTTCtgatataaatatatgtaaaaacaATAATGTGATGTAACTGACGAATGAAATAGACTTGAATAACTGTTACATTACCATAGAGAGCCTGAATCCCTTCAATGTCGTCCTCGGCCAATGGGAAACCTGTAGCGTATGAGTAGACCGGGTACATCAGGGCACCTGCATCTGATGAATGGGACATACCCAGGGCGTGGCCCAACTCGTGCGCTGCCACTATGAACAGGTTATAAGCTGCACAGAGAAAAGAGTCCCAGTCAAAACCTCATTCAGATAGATTTCTGTCCAGAGCCTTATGATGTATCTGCGGTTTCCTTCTTACCGGATGAATCTTTGGTCCAGTGTTCGTCCTCATCAAAGTGTGTGTCCCCACCGATGCCTTGGCCTGGTGGATAGGCATGAGCCAGAAGTCCATCTGGCCCGTCAAAAGGGTTATAGTCTCCAtgttctgcagacacacacagatagaaaCCTTTAAATCCCTTAATGAATCAAATAAGctttacttcctcccactccttttcgaatatgtgaatgaagtcatattttgtttcatgtttttcatattttcttgcaattattattttttttttttatttctaaggcCTGAAGTAAGATTATTtcctttgtcttgttgcatattcaaaataaactgaactgaactgaaatgtgtATTATCATAATGTCATGTATTCGTAGGATGTCATTAGCCGAATCTGCAGTGTAGAATATGATGTGTgtttataaatattttattttggttttcgaaTTTTCATTTTACTAATGAAGAAAGGGAACAATGgaacaaacaaatgtgacaaatactgcccccctccctcccctgctcactcgaaaaaaaaaaaaaaaaaggctcctgcTCTTACTTTTTGTTCAAAATGACACATGGCATGACACAATAAGACCAGTTAAATTACAATTGCACCTACATAGTCTAAGTAAGGTTGCCAAATTGTGACAAAAATTTTATATGACTTTCTTAGGCTATATGTTATTTTGTCTAAAGGGACACAACTGTTCATCTCTGTGTACCATTTGGTTAAAGGAATGGGAGAATCAGACTTCCATGTAACAGCAATAATTTTTCTAGCCACTGCCAGGGCTATTTCGAggaattttgtttgatatttgtttagtgGTTCATTAATCTTCATAAAATTTCCAATTAGACAAATTTCAGGATCCAGGGGTATTGAACTCTTGGTAACTAATATAATGTATGTTTAGTATCGGAATTAAAATGCTCTACCTTTGCTTCCAAAGCTGATCATAATGTCAGCATTTCCATGGTACAGCTTCTTAAAAACCAAAGGGGTAACATCAGCCCAAACATTGAGTGCACTTCGGACAGCTCTGTCTACGTCCGCCTTCTTCAGATCGGGTGTGTAGTTCAATATCCTGAAATATcaacagagacagaaaaacagTCAGTAAAAGTTACTGGGGTTGGCTATATGAATAAACTAACTGTCTGCTaaattttgcattattttcatgaatatatttgtaatgtaTACCTGAACGTGACAGTGTTGCTTTGCCATTTAAGGTGTCGAGGGAAATGGTTATATTCCCCAATGTCTGGGACGCCACATCTGGCCTGTTTCATCAGCTCCAAAGTGTTGTCATCCAGACTCCCAGTCACCTTTAATGATAACACAGTACATATGTAGCCATACTGACCTGCAGTTCCTAAAGGGGAATATTCACACTTAACCCACGAAGCCCCAAACATCcatggcaaccaaaagcatctactgatctaaaatgtttgatacttgttgatccactaatcccatcaatacatgtaaataattgaggtgaaatgcagtttgtcatcttttcatggtcatcagatatgacccatttggacattcagaggctctgttgttaccgtggaaacaccgtcatcttctacaacatcaattcaccagtaaaacccgttgagtttgatcagtgacagtggatggagatgcttgtttttactttcagtcATGAAAttctttactgaaaaaagtcactttttcttctgttttctctgttttgatgtaataacctttgaatttactctgagttttcatgaacatctaaatcaaatataggaaaatacaattttttactgtaaaaaatgcaacatacagaggataatattgtaataaatggtgataaattgcttagatagagagaaaaattcatttgggaactgccacaaaatagcactgctttttgttttttttttttgggttaaacaTTACTCTTAATTCACTAAGTCCTGACTTTGTTTTTATTGCATGAGTGCAAATGTTTGAACTCAGCCACAgaccaatttaacccataaagagccaaacatccaccgtcgacctaaactatctactgatctaaactgtttaatccctgttgatccactaatcctatcaatacatgtaaataattgtaaaaatgtaaaaatgtaattatgtAATATGCCAAAACATGCCAAAGGGGTTTcttaaaattataattaaagtCAAGCCACTGATAGACTATAAAATTAGACAAAAGACTACATTTTAAGAAATTTGTGCTTTGTACAAGcaacaaaaacagtgatttaacccataaagacccaaacgtctatcactgacca
Encoded proteins:
- the mmp13b gene encoding collagenase 3, which translates into the protein MIALLLLALVAASFSVPLPPDNTDNYLLAEKYLRRFYGLPAGLQGRQGSADAFQTSIKEMQKFFKLEVTGSLDDNTLELMKQARCGVPDIGEYNHFPRHLKWQSNTVTFRILNYTPDLKKADVDRAVRSALNVWADVTPLVFKKLYHGNADIMISFGSKEHGDYNPFDGPDGLLAHAYPPGQGIGGDTHFDEDEHWTKDSSAYNLFIVAAHELGHALGMSHSSDAGALMYPVYSYATGFPLAEDDIEGIQALYGENPNPRKVKPKPDAPNKCDPMLSFDAVTELRGETIIFKDRFYWRIHPQIVEPEQTLIKSTWPSIPNKVDAAYENPEKDLVIIFSGIRMWALNGYNLVDGYPKYIHKLGLPKSIRKIDAAVYIRDTGKTLFFTDEEYWSYDEATGTMDSGYPRSIETDFPGMDDEVDAAAYHYGYLYFFHEHMQYEYSYSSRKVLRILRTNSILNC